A region of Ignavibacteria bacterium DNA encodes the following proteins:
- a CDS encoding metallophosphoesterase produces MSKTKSMVTFFLIFFFVFGSINFYIFLRGWQSLAYLPSIKPYYLVLFLFIFLSYLIAKFFVSSLPPFLYDILMWIGSFWFVYMFYFVLVILFVDILRLVDSFTDFFPEFIHNNYNTAKLITAITMVVLVSIPIFIGHLNTKNVKVRELILSISKRESSLTELNIVFLADLHLSIINDESFLDKVVDKVNELKPDIILFGGDIVDDKAWILDRKNIGPSLRKLKSKFGIYTCTGNHEYINGVQSSVNWIKRFGIDVIQDDVIEVAQNIYLIGREDRSINQFTGEKRKSLKEILSRTQKQLPLILLDHQPLNLEEAQQNGIDLQLSGHTHHGQIFPANFITKLVYELSWGYLKKGNTHYYVTSGVGTWGPPVRSGSPTEIVLLRIKLDY; encoded by the coding sequence ATGAGTAAAACAAAATCTATGGTTACTTTCTTTTTAATTTTTTTCTTCGTCTTTGGCTCTATAAACTTCTATATTTTTTTGAGAGGATGGCAGTCGCTTGCATACCTTCCTTCTATTAAGCCCTATTACTTAGTTCTGTTTCTTTTTATTTTTCTCTCATATTTAATTGCGAAGTTCTTCGTCTCTTCTCTTCCTCCGTTTCTTTATGATATTTTGATGTGGATAGGTTCGTTCTGGTTTGTTTACATGTTCTACTTTGTCCTTGTAATATTATTCGTTGATATTCTTCGGCTGGTAGATTCTTTTACCGACTTTTTTCCAGAATTCATCCATAATAATTATAACACAGCAAAGTTGATCACCGCTATCACTATGGTTGTTTTAGTTTCAATTCCTATTTTTATTGGGCATCTTAACACTAAAAACGTCAAAGTCAGAGAATTAATTTTATCGATTTCTAAAAGGGAAAGTTCATTGACGGAATTGAATATTGTTTTTCTAGCCGATCTTCATCTATCAATTATTAACGATGAAAGTTTTTTAGATAAAGTTGTCGATAAAGTAAATGAACTGAAACCAGATATTATCTTATTCGGCGGTGATATTGTAGACGACAAAGCTTGGATTTTGGATAGAAAAAACATTGGGCCGTCATTGAGGAAACTAAAATCTAAATTTGGAATCTACACTTGCACTGGTAATCACGAATACATTAACGGAGTTCAAAGCTCAGTAAATTGGATTAAACGTTTTGGAATTGATGTGATTCAGGACGATGTAATTGAAGTTGCCCAAAATATTTATCTCATTGGAAGGGAAGATAGAAGCATAAATCAATTCACCGGTGAAAAAAGAAAAAGCTTAAAGGAAATTTTAAGTCGAACACAAAAGCAGCTTCCGTTAATTCTACTCGACCACCAGCCGTTGAATCTTGAAGAGGCACAACAAAACGGAATCGATCTTCAGCTTTCCGGGCATACACATCACGGTCAGATATTTCCGGCAAATTTTATTACTAAATTGGTTTATGAATTAAGCTGGGGATATTTGAAAAAAGGAAATACTCATTATTACGTTACATCAGGCGTCGGAACTTGGGGACCGCCAGTGAGAAGTGGAAGTCCAACTGAAATAGTTCTGTTAAGAATTAAATTGGATTATTAA